One Solanum lycopersicum chromosome 2, SLM_r2.1 genomic region harbors:
- the LOC101249313 gene encoding uncharacterized protein, producing the protein MSLISRLRHHLPCVLLRQSVQSNVANSHFVTSTVFTRHFGQPARKEEEEEEEVEIDQRKLPADYDPANFDPTEHRSPPSDRVWRLVDEVSGLTLVEVSELSSILMKKLGMSEQPMVGVMKAGAAGLAAAAMKGPEAAKEEKKPEKTVFELKLESYESAQKIKIIKEVRSFTDLGLKEAKDLVEKTPAVFKKGVSKEEAEQIIKKMKAVGANVVME; encoded by the coding sequence ATGAGTTTGATTTCACGACTGAGGCATCATTTGCCTTGTGTACTCTTGAGACAATCTGTTCAATCTAATGTGGCTAACTCCCATTTTGTTACCTCAACTGTCTTTACTCGACACTTTGGTCAGCCTGCTaggaaagaggaagaagaggaggaagaaGTAGAGATTGACCAGAGAAAGCTTCCAGCTGATTATGATCCTGCAAATTTTGATCCTACCGAGCATCGCAGTCCTCCATCGGATAGGGTATGGAGGCTTGTGGATGAAGTTTCAGGACTTACCTTGGTTGAAGTTTCAGAACTGTCTTCGATTCTTATGAAGAAGTTGGGTATGAGCGAGCAACCAATGGTTGGTGTTATGAAGGCAGGGGCTGCTGGATTGGCAGCAGCAGCTATGAAGGGACCAGAAGCAGCTAAGGAGGAAAAGAAACCAGAGAAAACTGTTTTTGAACTTAAACTGGAGTCATATGAGTCTGCTCAAAAGATAAAGATAATCAAAGAAGTCCGAAGTTTTACTGATTTGGGACTTAAGGAAGCAAAGGACTTAGTCGAGAAAACTCCTGCTGTTTTCAAGAAGGGAGTGTCAAAGGAAGAAGCAgaacaaataattaagaaaatgaaagcTGTTGGAGCAAATGTTGTTATGGAATGA
- the URED gene encoding urease accessory protein D isoform X2: METGKVIVEKVRGKSTLTKCFSKYPLKFINPKNVAPSQTDVVWIYAITYGGGIVSVYKAVGTKISEQVLEARIGSNAFLAVIPDPVTCFSTAKYSQKQVFKVMSDSSLLLVDWITSGRHETGEKWNFDLYRSMNNIFHNDDEPLFLDTALLEQGTCSDIAERMQDYQVIAMVILLGPKLKHVQNQIQEDVKKIMSQSLHMPTIGSRQSTSRHNDHHLTKPSFLASCSIFGPKGIGVVTRIAAMTTESVYNFLQHQLSSMEPLLGVKPYSYAS; the protein is encoded by the exons ATGGAAACAGGGAAGGTTATAGTTGAGAAAGTAAGAGGAAAATCAACACTTACCAAATGCTTTTCAAAGTATCCCCTCAAATTCATCAACCCAAAAAAC GTCGCTCCTTCTCAAACTGATGTTGTTTGGATTTACGCCATCACTTATGGTGGAGGAATTGTCTCT GTCTATAAAGCTGTGGGAACAAAAATCTCTGAACAAGTGTTGGAG GCAAGAATAGGAAGCAATGCGTTTTTGGCTGTAATTCCAGATCCAGTGACCTGTTTCTCCACTGCAAAATATTCCCAGAAGCAAGTGTTCAAAGTTATGTCAGACTCAAGTTTGCTTCTTGTTGATTGGATAACTAGTGGCCGTCATGAAACAGGAGAAAAATGGAATTTTGATCTTTATAGGAGCAtgaataacatttttcataatgATGATGAGCCTTTATTCCTTGATACA GCATTGCTAGAACAAGGAACATGTTCAGATATAGCTGAGCGTATGCAAGATTATCAAGTGATCGCAATGGTGATATTACTGGG GCCAAAGTTGAAGCACGTTCAAAACCAAATCCAGGAAGATGTGAAGAAAATAATGTCTCAGAGTTTACACATGCCTACAATTGGTTCAAGACAGTCGACTAGTAGACATAATGATCATCACTTGACCAAACCAAGTTTTCTTGCTTCCTGTAGCATATTTGGTCCAAAG GGAATTGGAGTTGTTACTCGAATAGCTGCCATGACAACGGAATCAGTGTACAATTTTCTGCAACATCAGTTGTCCAGTATGGAGCCACTACTTGGTGTCAAACCATATTCTTACGCAAGTTAA
- the URED gene encoding urease accessory protein D isoform X1 gives METGKVIVEKVRGKSTLTKCFSKYPLKFINPKNVAPSQTDVVWIYAITYGGGIVSGDSIVCDYTIGDGCTTVLTTQASTKVYKAVGTKISEQVLEARIGSNAFLAVIPDPVTCFSTAKYSQKQVFKVMSDSSLLLVDWITSGRHETGEKWNFDLYRSMNNIFHNDDEPLFLDTALLEQGTCSDIAERMQDYQVIAMVILLGPKLKHVQNQIQEDVKKIMSQSLHMPTIGSRQSTSRHNDHHLTKPSFLASCSIFGPKGIGVVTRIAAMTTESVYNFLQHQLSSMEPLLGVKPYSYAS, from the exons ATGGAAACAGGGAAGGTTATAGTTGAGAAAGTAAGAGGAAAATCAACACTTACCAAATGCTTTTCAAAGTATCCCCTCAAATTCATCAACCCAAAAAAC GTCGCTCCTTCTCAAACTGATGTTGTTTGGATTTACGCCATCACTTATGGTGGAGGAATTGTCTCT GGAGATTCTATAGTATGTGATTATACAATTGGAGATGGTTGCACCACTGTTTTGACTACTCAAGCTTCTACTAAG GTCTATAAAGCTGTGGGAACAAAAATCTCTGAACAAGTGTTGGAG GCAAGAATAGGAAGCAATGCGTTTTTGGCTGTAATTCCAGATCCAGTGACCTGTTTCTCCACTGCAAAATATTCCCAGAAGCAAGTGTTCAAAGTTATGTCAGACTCAAGTTTGCTTCTTGTTGATTGGATAACTAGTGGCCGTCATGAAACAGGAGAAAAATGGAATTTTGATCTTTATAGGAGCAtgaataacatttttcataatgATGATGAGCCTTTATTCCTTGATACA GCATTGCTAGAACAAGGAACATGTTCAGATATAGCTGAGCGTATGCAAGATTATCAAGTGATCGCAATGGTGATATTACTGGG GCCAAAGTTGAAGCACGTTCAAAACCAAATCCAGGAAGATGTGAAGAAAATAATGTCTCAGAGTTTACACATGCCTACAATTGGTTCAAGACAGTCGACTAGTAGACATAATGATCATCACTTGACCAAACCAAGTTTTCTTGCTTCCTGTAGCATATTTGGTCCAAAG GGAATTGGAGTTGTTACTCGAATAGCTGCCATGACAACGGAATCAGTGTACAATTTTCTGCAACATCAGTTGTCCAGTATGGAGCCACTACTTGGTGTCAAACCATATTCTTACGCAAGTTAA